A window from Longimicrobium sp. encodes these proteins:
- a CDS encoding CPBP family intramembrane glutamic endopeptidase, whose amino-acid sequence MTTNPATSHPPRDQRPVRALALYLAAVFIGGALLAPWLYWAVHALAESVPVLEKISRMKFSRYLNRGLLITALAGLPVFIRAAGIRSWRDVGVAPGLVRWTGFAAGFGLGFTSLAAVCAIALLAGGRILKDRTPGELAAQFLGVLATALIVALIEELLFRGAIFGSLRRAMRWPAALAVSSGIYAITHFMERAANPAKVDWLSGIRILPTTLAGMTEVRTLVPAVLSLALAGTILGLAYQWTGDLSASIGIHAGWIFWLKFYGFATRRSPGADEWFWGTGKVVDGWMALVALVVVLAAVLLWVGRDHPRPVTVQT is encoded by the coding sequence ATGACGACGAATCCTGCAACGTCGCACCCGCCCCGCGATCAGCGTCCCGTGCGCGCGCTGGCCTTGTACCTGGCGGCGGTGTTCATTGGCGGCGCGCTCCTGGCGCCGTGGCTGTACTGGGCGGTGCACGCGCTGGCGGAATCGGTTCCCGTGCTGGAAAAAATTTCGCGGATGAAGTTCTCGCGTTACCTGAACCGCGGGCTGCTGATCACGGCGCTCGCCGGGCTGCCCGTCTTCATCCGCGCGGCGGGCATCCGGAGTTGGCGCGACGTAGGCGTCGCACCGGGGCTCGTGCGGTGGACGGGCTTCGCCGCGGGATTCGGGCTGGGGTTCACCTCGCTCGCCGCCGTCTGCGCCATCGCGCTGCTGGCGGGCGGCCGCATCCTGAAGGACCGCACGCCGGGCGAGCTCGCCGCGCAGTTCCTGGGCGTGCTGGCGACGGCGCTGATCGTGGCCCTCATCGAGGAGCTGCTCTTCCGCGGCGCCATCTTCGGCAGCCTGCGCCGGGCGATGCGCTGGCCCGCGGCGCTCGCGGTCAGCAGCGGCATCTACGCCATCACCCATTTCATGGAGCGGGCGGCCAACCCGGCGAAGGTCGACTGGCTCTCCGGGATCCGCATTCTCCCCACCACCCTGGCGGGGATGACGGAGGTGCGGACGCTGGTGCCCGCGGTGCTCAGCCTGGCGCTGGCGGGAACCATCCTGGGGCTGGCGTACCAGTGGACGGGCGACCTGTCGGCTTCCATCGGCATCCACGCGGGATGGATCTTCTGGCTGAAATTCTACGGCTTCGCCACACGGCGGTCGCCCGGGGCGGACGAGTGGTTCTGGGGAACGGGCAAGGTGGTGGACGGATGGATGGCGCTCGTCGCGCTGGTGGTGGTGCTGGCGGCCGTGCTCCTGTGGGTGGGCCGGGATCATCCGCGCCCAGTTACCGTGCAGACG
- the coaE gene encoding dephospho-CoA kinase (Dephospho-CoA kinase (CoaE) performs the final step in coenzyme A biosynthesis.), with protein MLKVGLTGNIAAGKSTVARAWRELGATVVDADELSRQAVEPGTPAHAAIAAEWGTWVLEEGGTLDRAALRQIVFADPDARARLESIVHPAVAALRDEHFRDAADRGERLVVADVPLLFEVGMADEFDVVVLVDAPEETRLMRLVGDRGLEPDEARKMMAAQMPAELKRARADVVIENTRSLGDLQRRAKDVWAALVARAGASG; from the coding sequence ATGCTGAAAGTCGGGCTGACGGGAAACATCGCCGCAGGCAAGTCTACCGTTGCCCGCGCGTGGCGGGAGCTGGGCGCCACGGTGGTCGACGCCGACGAGCTCTCACGGCAGGCGGTGGAGCCCGGCACCCCCGCGCACGCCGCCATCGCAGCCGAGTGGGGCACGTGGGTGCTGGAGGAGGGCGGCACGCTGGATCGCGCCGCGCTCCGGCAGATTGTCTTTGCCGACCCCGACGCCCGCGCGCGGCTGGAAAGCATCGTCCATCCCGCCGTCGCCGCGCTACGTGACGAGCATTTCCGGGACGCCGCGGATCGTGGCGAGCGGCTGGTGGTGGCCGACGTTCCCCTGCTGTTCGAGGTGGGGATGGCGGACGAGTTCGACGTGGTGGTGCTGGTGGACGCGCCGGAAGAGACGCGGCTGATGCGGCTGGTGGGCGACCGCGGGCTGGAGCCCGACGAGGCGCGCAAGATGATGGCGGCGCAGATGCCGGCGGAGCTCAAGCGGGCGCGCGCCGACGTGGTGATCGAGAACACGCGCTCGCTGGGCGACCTGCAGCGGCGCGCGAAGGACGTGTGGGCGGCGCTGGTCGCCCGGGCTGGCGCGAGTGGCTGA
- a CDS encoding MBL fold metallo-hydrolase: MSVAPRVWRITTPLPFRPSEVHAYVAALDDGRLVLVDGGLNTEPAWQALDAGVRAVAGGWPSVALHVITHMHMDHVGLAARVRDACGAPVLMGQLDAERMAHAAAEPEDEAEYRAALLRRCGAPGEVVRAVEDARRSAEPLAPAVHVDLPLAGDGGDLPGAPGWRWLWTPGHTAGHVSLHRPADGVVIGGDVVLPRITPTLGVNRQREDPVADYVNALDRLEALPPSLVLPGHGAPQEGVRRIRELRDAANGETETVAGLLNAEPRTCWHLVDLRYPGREMSVSTRMLALRETLAHLDRLAAAGRAAVAEEAFGAARFTVR; the protein is encoded by the coding sequence TTGTCCGTAGCCCCTCGCGTCTGGCGCATCACCACGCCCCTTCCGTTTCGGCCATCGGAGGTGCACGCCTACGTGGCCGCGCTGGACGATGGGCGCCTGGTGCTGGTGGACGGCGGCTTGAACACGGAACCGGCGTGGCAGGCGCTGGATGCGGGTGTGCGGGCGGTGGCGGGTGGATGGCCCTCGGTGGCGCTGCACGTGATCACCCACATGCACATGGACCACGTGGGTCTGGCCGCCCGGGTGCGCGACGCGTGTGGCGCGCCGGTGCTGATGGGGCAGCTGGACGCCGAGCGGATGGCCCACGCCGCCGCGGAGCCGGAGGACGAGGCGGAGTACCGCGCCGCGCTGCTGCGGCGGTGCGGCGCGCCCGGCGAGGTGGTGCGCGCGGTGGAGGACGCGCGCCGGTCGGCCGAGCCGCTGGCGCCCGCCGTGCATGTGGACCTTCCGCTGGCGGGCGACGGGGGCGACCTGCCCGGTGCGCCGGGCTGGCGCTGGCTGTGGACGCCGGGACATACGGCGGGGCACGTTTCGCTGCATCGGCCGGCGGACGGCGTGGTGATCGGGGGCGACGTGGTGCTGCCGCGCATCACCCCCACCCTGGGCGTGAACCGGCAGCGGGAAGACCCGGTGGCGGACTACGTGAACGCGCTGGACCGCCTGGAGGCGCTGCCGCCCTCCCTCGTGCTGCCGGGCCACGGCGCTCCGCAGGAGGGGGTCCGCCGCATCCGCGAGCTGCGCGACGCGGCGAACGGCGAAACCGAGACCGTGGCGGGGCTGCTGAACGCGGAGCCGCGCACCTGCTGGCATTTGGTGGACCTGCGCTATCCCGGGCGTGAGATGAGCGTTTCTACGCGCATGCTGGCCCTGCGCGAAACCCTGGCGCACCTGGACCGGCTCGCCGCCGCCGGGCGCGCGGCGGTGGCGGAAGAAGCATTCGGCGCTGCGCGCTTCACGGTGCGATGA
- a CDS encoding PHP domain-containing protein: MAEGWLRVDMHVHTRASYDSLNDPDGILAAMDRRGIHRVVITDHDELNTALRLRDRAPDRVIAGEEVRTREGPDIIGIFLSERIPRNTPLREACEIIRAQGGLVYAPHPFDVRRRGGGEHLDAVADLVDVVEAHNARSWGAGVNERGEAWARARGKPLGAGSDAHSAGEIGTAYVEVPPFEMTREGFLAALREGRVACRGTSPRVVAAQSVYARAHKLLFRGRTPNEPE; the protein is encoded by the coding sequence GTGGCTGAGGGATGGCTGCGCGTGGACATGCACGTGCACACGCGCGCCTCGTACGACTCGCTGAACGACCCTGACGGCATCCTGGCCGCGATGGACCGGCGCGGCATCCACCGCGTGGTCATCACCGACCACGACGAGCTGAACACGGCGCTGCGCCTGCGCGACCGCGCCCCGGACCGAGTGATCGCGGGCGAAGAGGTGCGCACGCGCGAGGGGCCGGACATCATCGGCATCTTCCTTTCCGAGCGCATCCCCCGCAACACGCCGCTTCGCGAGGCGTGCGAGATCATCCGCGCGCAGGGCGGGCTGGTGTATGCTCCGCACCCGTTCGACGTGCGCCGGCGGGGCGGGGGCGAGCACCTGGACGCCGTCGCCGACCTGGTGGACGTCGTGGAGGCGCACAACGCGCGCAGCTGGGGCGCCGGGGTCAACGAGCGCGGTGAGGCGTGGGCGCGCGCGCGCGGCAAGCCGCTGGGGGCGGGGAGCGACGCGCACTCCGCGGGGGAGATCGGCACGGCGTACGTGGAGGTGCCGCCATTCGAGATGACGCGGGAGGGCTTCCTGGCGGCGCTCCGGGAGGGACGCGTGGCCTGCCGCGGAACGTCACCGCGCGTAGTCGCGGCGCAGTCCGTGTACGCGCGGGCGCACAAACTGCTCTTCCGCGGGCGGACGCCCAACGAACCGG